GTGCACAGCCAGCAGGAATTCGGCGATGTCGTGGCGCTGGCGCTGCAACCCACAACGCGAGCACGCTTGCTGGTGCGTTCGGTGCACAACGACATCGAATGGCGCGCGCGCCCGCTGCGGCGATGGCTGTTGTCGAACCTTCTCTTTCCGCTTAAGTTCGGCGCAGAATTCGGCATCACACCTGCCATCACGGCGCGTTTGAATCAGCGGCCCATCGCCTCGCTGCTAGGACACCAGGCAATACTGATTCCGAACGCTGTAGACCTTTCGCGATTCGAGAACGTTCAACGCGATCAGATGCACTCGCGCCGCGCTCTGGGTTGGCCGGTGGACGCGTATATCGTGGGCAACGTGGGCCGCCTCACCGAACAGAAGGGCCACGTCTATCTGATCGAGGCAGCGGCGCGACTGCGCGAACGGCTACCGCATCTGCGCATGTACATCATCGGTGACGGCGAGTTGCGTGAGGCGTTGCAGTCGCGCATCGCGCAACTCAACTTGCAGAGCATGGTGACGCTTGCGGGTTCCCTACCGAATATTGCCGATGCATATGCTGCGATGGACTTGTTCGTTTCTTCATCGCTATGGGAAGGACTACCTACTGTCGTTTTGGAGGCGATGGCGATGCGTACCCCCATCGTCGCCACGGATATAGAGGGCACACGTTACTTGATTCGTCACGAACAATCAGGGCTGTTAGCACCGCCAGCCGACCCAGATGCACTCGCAGGAGCGATCCTCCGCGCAGCCCGCGATCACGAACGCATGCAGACTATGGCGCAAGCGGCATATACCTCTTCTAGAACATTCTCGATCGAACACGTCGCCCAGCAACTCGCGCAGCTCTACCGGCAGCGCCTCCATTCAGCGCAGGCGCACGATGTGTAGCCGAGATCGCATCTCGAAGGCGAAGCAATCGCGCTGATGGGCAAAGTAGCGATCTACGGCTTTTCTGCACCCCGCGTAATCTTCGTAGTCGTCAATGATCAGCCTTCCTCCAACGACCAGATGAGGAGTGATGCGCGTAAGACACATCCACACCGAGTCATGCCAGTCGCAATCTATGTGAGCGAGCGCCACAGGCTCGGCGAAGTGTAAAGTATCTTCATACAACCCTTGGACGAGGTGGATGTTGAAGCGGTCGAGGGGAAGTCCGTGTCTCTCGAAGTTGCGCATCACTCTCTCGCGCAAGTCGGATTGATAACCGTAATAGAGATCGCTGCCGATGCCGGGCGAATGTCCTGTTTGGATCTCTTCGTAGCGCGACCAAGCATCGCGTTCGTCGTTGGGCGAGGGCGGTGGGATCATCCCGAATACATCGTAAACGTAGAAGGGCCGTTCGGCGCGCTTCGACGCTGCCAGCACGATGGCCGACCCGCCAAGTGCACATCCAGCCTCGACGAATATGCCCGGCAGGTTGTCAGCCTCGACACGGGCAGCGGCTTGGTGCAACTCGAGCAGTGCCGGAACGGTCAGATAAGTGAGGCGCTCGCGCCGCACACCGAGGATGGTGGCAGCGATGCCGGGCTTAGAGAGCAATACAGCTCCCAGCCTAAGCGCCGCGCTGAATCGCGATTGGGGATGTGGCATTAACATCAAGCATAAACGATGCCGAAACAGCAGCGGCTCGCGCTCACCGAAATCGTCAATCGCAAAACAATGAGGAGTGCCTGTCAACAAGGCACTCCTCATCAAAACGTACTCGCGAGATTCAGCGAAGTTTACGGAATAGGGATTCCTGTGTAATCTTCACCCACGCCTGAGCCACCGCCTGGATCAGAGGACTGGATGCGCACCACGGCAACGAGCTGGCTACCTGCCGGTCCCTCGACGATGGCGCCACCACCGAAGCTACCATCGCTTGGATAGAAGCCAAAGTCGGTGTCGCCGCCAACCTGCGACCAGTTGACGCTTTGCTTAGCTCCCGTACCTAGCGCTCCCAGATTCTGGGTCTGGAGGGTCGTGCCGTTCTTGTCCACGTATCTCACCGTCACTGCACCGGCAGCCAAGGGGGCACCGATATTTTGGATCGCGATGAACGCGCGCTGGCGCTGCCCGGAGTTGTAGACAGCCGTGGGTGTCCACCGGACATACGGTAGTGCAAGCTTGGCAGCGCCCGTGCTGGCGCCTACAAATGCGGAGGAGACACCCAATCCGCTCACCTTACCGATTGCCACGATCGGCGCACCAGAGCTGGTAATGATCGCCGAGCCATTGAAACCGGCACCCACGCCGCCGCTACAAGTAGCGAAGCTCTGCTTGGCGCCCGGGTTGATCGTGCCCGTCTGTGTACCTACTGTGTTGTTGTTCAAGTCCTTATAGGTCACCGTCACGTTAGCAGTTTGGCTGGTGCTGGTATTCTGTACGGCGTAGAACGAGTTATATCCACCGAACGCATTGCACAGGGCCGACGGCATGTATACCGTGTTCGAACCGCCGGTCACGCCCTCGAAGGCCGACGCAGCCACGCCGCTCACCGATAGCTCCATCACCGAGGCGACAACCCTACCGGTGGCCTCGACTGTGGCCGAGCCGTTGAAGTTATCCGGAACGCCCGCAAGCGTGCCCATGTCGTAGTAAATTGCGGAATTAGCAGGGACGTTGTTCTTCGTGTCGGTCGCCACCAGCGCGCCGCCTGCATCGGCGTTGAAGATCCTCAACGTAAAGTTGATCGGCGTAGATTCCGTATTCTGGATGGCGAAGCGCGACGTGGTATCGAAGCGATTGCGCAGCACGGTTGCCAGCAGCACGTTGT
The window above is part of the Candidatus Roseilinea sp. genome. Proteins encoded here:
- a CDS encoding glycosyl transferase family 1; translation: MDEPLSALHIVAGFSLETLGGVERYTFDLSRALTRRGLRVGIAGIWQFGTQYEADWTRQLNAAGVETFVGCPKDNRAPLRNLVASIARLRRELTGRRFDIVHSQQEFGDVVALALQPTTRARLLVRSVHNDIEWRARPLRRWLLSNLLFPLKFGAEFGITPAITARLNQRPIASLLGHQAILIPNAVDLSRFENVQRDQMHSRRALGWPVDAYIVGNVGRLTEQKGHVYLIEAAARLRERLPHLRMYIIGDGELREALQSRIAQLNLQSMVTLAGSLPNIADAYAAMDLFVSSSLWEGLPTVVLEAMAMRTPIVATDIEGTRYLIRHEQSGLLAPPADPDALAGAILRAARDHERMQTMAQAAYTSSRTFSIEHVAQQLAQLYRQRLHSAQAHDV